In the genome of Rhodoferax fermentans, one region contains:
- a CDS encoding efflux RND transporter permease subunit → MWFTRVSLNNPVFATMMMLALVVLGLFSMQRLQVDQFPNIDFPVVVISTDYPGASPEIVESEVTKKVEEAVNAIAGINALTSRSYEGTSVVIIEFGLHMDGRKAADDVREKVAAVRPSLRTEVKEPRVLRFDPASRAVWSVAVLPDTTGQAQAMSPVELTNWAEQVFKKRLENVRGVGSVTLVGGSKREINIYLNPQALEAYGITPDQVVNAVNGENQDYPAGTIRSLDQDRVIQIAARVQRPEDFGRIIITRKNGAPVRVDQVAKVSDGAQEIESLALYNGQRTLLLNVQKAQDENTIAVVDNLKKTLETMQTQLPPGVKLAQITDNSRQIRVSVANVRQTLIEGAGLTMLIVFLFLNSWRSTIITGLTLPIALIGTFFFMNLFGFTINMITMMALSLCVGLLIDDAIVVRENIVRHVQMGKGPYQAAMDGTNEIGLAVLATTLSIVGVFLPIGFMGGIIGKFFHEFGLTIVAAVLISMFVSFTLDPMLSSLWHDPSIEAHGKRHRPVSFYDRTVGRVTALFDQATDTLAEIYQAILRRALLHKLGTLALALVIFVISIAMVPLLGTEFVPKSDFSETSVTFNTPVGSSLEVTESRARQVEAIVRSFPEVNYTLATINTGNAAGKIYANVYIRLVDRHLRQRSLDEMSNILRLRLRQVPGITITHVGLLDPIGGQKQIAFSIQGPDMGELARLSTLAQDKIRDVPGLVDLDSSLKPNKPTLDVQVHRDAASDLGLSVAQIGNALRTLVAGQTVGNWRAPDDQTYDVNVRLSPEARNQPADLAQLPFALSSTSDGSTRVVRLNQVASVVESTGSNQINRRDLTREVAISGNVAGRSAGEISKDIKTAMDSIAMPPGYSYKFSGSTKDMAEAFGYAVSALVLAVIFIYMILASQFKSFFQPLALMTALPLTLIGVVLALMLFNSTLSMFSVIGVVMLMGLVTKNAILLVDFAIRARESTLGDDGQVLPGLPRVEALLLAARVRLRPILMTTLAMIFGMVPLAFAMTEGSEMRAPMGQAVIGGVITSSLLTLVVVPVMYCYMDDLARWLGRRSGVRQTTPGTL, encoded by the coding sequence ATGTGGTTCACCCGTGTCAGCCTGAACAACCCGGTGTTTGCCACCATGATGATGCTGGCGCTGGTGGTGCTGGGCCTGTTTTCGATGCAGCGCCTGCAGGTGGACCAGTTTCCCAACATCGACTTCCCGGTGGTGGTGATCAGCACCGACTACCCCGGTGCCTCGCCTGAAATTGTCGAAAGTGAAGTCACCAAAAAGGTCGAGGAAGCTGTCAACGCCATTGCCGGCATCAACGCCCTGACCTCGCGCTCCTACGAGGGCACCTCGGTGGTGATCATCGAATTTGGTTTGCACATGGATGGCCGCAAGGCCGCCGACGATGTGCGCGAAAAGGTGGCCGCAGTTCGCCCCTCGCTGCGCACCGAGGTCAAAGAACCCCGTGTGCTGCGTTTTGATCCGGCCAGCCGGGCGGTCTGGTCGGTGGCGGTGCTGCCGGACACCACAGGCCAAGCTCAGGCCATGAGCCCGGTGGAACTCACCAACTGGGCCGAACAGGTGTTCAAAAAACGCCTGGAAAACGTGCGCGGCGTTGGCTCGGTCACGCTGGTGGGGGGCAGCAAACGCGAGATCAACATCTACCTCAACCCGCAGGCGCTGGAAGCGTACGGCATCACCCCGGACCAGGTGGTGAACGCGGTGAACGGCGAAAACCAGGACTACCCTGCCGGCACCATCCGCTCCCTGGATCAGGACCGGGTGATCCAGATCGCCGCCCGGGTGCAGCGCCCCGAAGACTTCGGACGCATCATCATCACCCGCAAAAACGGCGCGCCGGTGCGAGTGGATCAAGTCGCCAAAGTGTCTGACGGTGCCCAGGAAATCGAGAGCCTGGCGCTCTACAACGGCCAACGCACGCTGTTGCTCAATGTGCAAAAAGCCCAGGACGAAAACACCATTGCGGTGGTCGACAACCTGAAAAAAACCCTGGAAACGATGCAAACCCAGCTGCCCCCGGGTGTCAAGCTGGCCCAGATCACCGACAACTCGCGCCAGATCCGGGTGTCGGTGGCCAATGTGCGCCAGACCCTGATCGAGGGTGCCGGGTTGACCATGCTGATCGTGTTCCTGTTTCTGAACTCCTGGCGCTCCACCATCATCACCGGTCTGACGCTGCCGATTGCGCTGATTGGCACCTTTTTCTTCATGAACCTGTTTGGTTTCACCATCAACATGATCACCATGATGGCGCTCTCCCTGTGTGTGGGGTTGTTGATCGACGATGCCATTGTGGTGCGCGAAAACATCGTGCGCCATGTGCAGATGGGCAAAGGCCCCTATCAGGCCGCGATGGACGGCACCAACGAAATTGGCCTGGCGGTGTTGGCCACCACCTTGTCCATCGTTGGGGTGTTTTTGCCGATTGGCTTCATGGGCGGCATCATCGGCAAGTTTTTCCATGAGTTTGGCCTGACCATCGTGGCCGCGGTGCTGATCTCGATGTTCGTCAGCTTCACGTTGGATCCGATGCTCTCGAGCCTGTGGCACGACCCGAGCATTGAGGCACACGGCAAGCGGCATCGGCCGGTCTCGTTCTACGACCGCACCGTGGGCCGTGTCACCGCACTGTTTGACCAGGCCACCGACACCCTGGCAGAGATCTACCAGGCGATTTTGCGCCGGGCCCTGCTGCACAAACTGGGCACCCTGGCACTGGCGCTGGTGATTTTTGTGATCAGCATCGCGATGGTGCCGCTGCTGGGCACCGAGTTTGTGCCCAAGTCCGACTTCTCGGAGACCAGCGTCACCTTCAACACCCCGGTGGGTTCCTCGCTGGAAGTCACCGAATCGCGCGCGCGCCAGGTGGAGGCCATCGTGCGCTCTTTCCCCGAGGTCAACTACACCCTGGCCACCATCAACACCGGCAATGCAGCGGGCAAGATCTACGCCAATGTCTACATCCGCCTGGTGGACCGCCATCTGCGCCAGCGCAGCCTCGATGAGATGTCCAACATCCTGCGCCTGCGTTTGCGCCAGGTGCCGGGCATCACCATCACCCATGTGGGTCTGCTCGACCCGATTGGCGGGCAAAAACAGATTGCGTTCTCGATCCAGGGTCCCGACATGGGGGAACTGGCGCGCCTGTCGACCTTGGCGCAGGACAAGATCCGCGACGTGCCCGGCCTGGTGGACCTGGACTCCTCGCTCAAACCCAACAAACCCACGCTGGACGTGCAGGTGCACCGCGACGCTGCCTCCGACCTGGGCCTGAGCGTGGCGCAGATTGGCAATGCCCTGCGCACCCTGGTGGCCGGGCAGACCGTGGGCAACTGGCGCGCCCCCGACGACCAGACCTATGACGTCAACGTGCGCCTCTCGCCCGAGGCGCGCAACCAGCCCGCAGACCTGGCCCAGCTGCCATTTGCCCTGAGCAGCACCAGCGACGGCAGCACCCGCGTGGTGCGCCTGAACCAGGTTGCCAGCGTGGTCGAGTCCACCGGTTCCAACCAGATCAACCGGCGCGACCTGACCCGCGAGGTGGCCATCTCCGGCAATGTGGCGGGCCGCTCGGCCGGTGAAATCTCCAAGGACATCAAAACCGCGATGGACAGCATTGCAATGCCTCCAGGTTACAGCTACAAGTTCAGCGGCTCCACCAAGGACATGGCCGAGGCCTTTGGCTACGCGGTCTCGGCGCTGGTGCTCGCGGTGATCTTCATCTACATGATCCTGGCCAGCCAGTTCAAGAGTTTTTTCCAGCCTCTGGCACTCATGACCGCCCTGCCGCTGACCCTGATCGGTGTGGTGCTGGCGCTGATGTTGTTCAACTCGACGCTGTCGATGTTCTCGGTGATCGGGGTGGTGATGCTGATGGGCTTGGTCACCAAAAACGCGATTTTGTTGGTGGACTTTGCGATTCGCGCGCGTGAATCCACGCTGGGGGACGACGGCCAGGTCTTGCCCGGCCTGCCACGTGTAGAGGCCCTTCTGCTGGCCGCCCGGGTGCGTCTGCGCCCGATCCTGATGACCACGCTGGCCATGATTTTTGGCATGGTGCCGCTGGCTTTTGCCATGACCGAAGGCTCTGAGATGCGCGCGCCCATGGGCCAGGCGGTGATTGGGGGTGTCATCACCTCGTCGCTGCTGACCCTGGTGGTGGTGCCTGTGATGTACTGCTACATGGATGACTTGGCGCGCTGGCTGGGCCGCCGCTCGGGGGTGCGTCAAACCACACCCGGCACACTGTAA
- a CDS encoding protein-L-isoaspartate O-methyltransferase family protein, with translation MTLHNVEQARFNMIEQQIRPWDVADSAVLELLAVVKREDFVPSSYKAMAFADMAIPLPGQQVMLAPRQQARLLQDAAVQATDKVLEIGTGSGFTTALLAKQAQRVISLEIHPELADLARANLQRAGIHNAEVRCADGAQGAAADAPFDVILLGGSVSEVPPALLQQLKVGGRLVAIVGQEPIMHATVITRTSDSNFQSTEKWDDNAPRLQNFAQAPSFRF, from the coding sequence ATGACCCTGCACAACGTCGAGCAAGCGCGCTTCAACATGATCGAGCAACAGATCCGCCCCTGGGACGTGGCAGACAGCGCCGTGCTGGAGCTGCTGGCCGTGGTCAAACGTGAAGACTTTGTACCAAGCTCTTACAAAGCGATGGCGTTTGCCGACATGGCCATCCCGCTGCCGGGTCAACAGGTCATGCTGGCACCACGCCAGCAAGCCCGCTTGTTGCAAGACGCCGCCGTCCAGGCCACCGACAAGGTGCTGGAGATTGGCACCGGCAGTGGCTTCACCACCGCACTGCTGGCCAAACAGGCGCAACGTGTGATTTCGCTCGAAATCCACCCCGAACTCGCCGACCTGGCCCGCGCCAACCTGCAACGTGCTGGCATCCACAACGCCGAGGTGCGTTGTGCCGACGGTGCCCAGGGCGCTGCCGCCGATGCCCCGTTTGATGTGATCCTGCTGGGTGGCTCGGTCAGTGAAGTGCCACCGGCGCTGTTGCAGCAGCTCAAGGTGGGTGGCCGCCTGGTGGCGATCGTGGGCCAGGAGCCCATCATGCACGCCACCGTGATCACCCGCACCAGCGACAGCAACTTCCAAAGCACCGAAAAATGGGACGACAACGCCCCACGCCTGCAGAACTTTGCGCAGGCGCCCAGCTTCAGGTTCTGA
- a CDS encoding rhodanese-like domain-containing protein yields the protein MVAQISPSQLPAWLASVQQHGQPVVLDVREPHELALASIQADGFELLCIPMGLIPPRLSELDPSRPVACLCHHGGRSMQVASFLSARGFTHVANIAGGINAWSAEVDKRIPRY from the coding sequence ATGGTTGCACAAATCAGCCCCTCTCAGCTGCCAGCCTGGCTGGCCTCGGTCCAACAACATGGTCAGCCCGTGGTGCTGGATGTGCGCGAACCCCATGAGCTGGCATTGGCCAGCATTCAGGCCGACGGATTTGAGTTGCTTTGCATCCCGATGGGGCTGATCCCACCGCGTCTGTCCGAGCTGGACCCGAGCCGCCCGGTGGCCTGCCTGTGCCACCACGGTGGCCGCAGCATGCAGGTGGCCTCGTTCCTGAGCGCGCGTGGGTTCACCCATGTGGCCAACATCGCGGGTGGTATCAACGCCTGGTCTGCCGAAGTGGACAAGCGCATACCGCGTTACTGA
- a CDS encoding TolC family outer membrane protein: MKTLRLLPLTLAISTLLALPTQAQSLTDLYQSAKAFDASYQSAKSQFEATLAKGEQARAGLLPSVNLGSSVNRNNVNSDIASLERSYGNQGVTLSASQPLYRPANVATAEQGKKQAALAQAQLEAANQDLMVRVSQAYFDVLAAQDNLRFVTAQKSAVSEQLASAKRNFEVGTATITDTREAQAKSDLVLAQEIAADNDLRVKKLALDQLTGQNATPMPLHLPVALPAVLPAEVSPWVAESEDIHPSVRQARIALEVAELETQKAQAGHKPTLDLTGSYSVTHNNGSNSLTQDYRTNVATVGLSFNLPLFAGFAIQNRLKETVALEEKSRSDLDATRRGVAQATRSAFFGVQSGLGQVKAYEAAEASSQSALDATKLGYQVGVRINIDVLNAQTTLFDTKAKLAKARYDVLLGNLKLRQANGSLREEDISAINALLER; encoded by the coding sequence ATGAAGACTCTGCGCCTCCTCCCCCTCACGCTGGCCATCAGCACGCTGCTGGCCCTGCCGACGCAGGCGCAAAGTCTGACCGACCTGTACCAGTCCGCCAAGGCCTTTGATGCCAGCTACCAATCGGCCAAATCCCAATTTGAAGCGACCCTGGCCAAAGGGGAGCAAGCCCGGGCCGGGCTGCTGCCCAGCGTCAACCTGGGCAGCTCGGTCAACCGCAACAACGTCAACAGCGACATCGCGTCGCTGGAGCGCAGCTACGGCAACCAGGGTGTCACCCTGAGTGCCTCGCAGCCGCTGTACCGCCCGGCCAATGTGGCCACCGCCGAACAAGGTAAAAAACAGGCCGCCCTGGCGCAGGCCCAATTGGAAGCCGCCAACCAGGACCTGATGGTGCGGGTCAGCCAGGCCTACTTTGATGTGCTGGCCGCCCAGGACAACCTGAGGTTTGTCACCGCGCAGAAGTCCGCCGTCTCGGAGCAACTGGCCTCGGCCAAGCGCAACTTTGAAGTCGGCACCGCCACCATCACCGACACCCGCGAAGCGCAGGCCAAATCCGATCTGGTGCTGGCACAAGAAATTGCAGCCGACAACGATTTACGCGTCAAAAAACTGGCGCTGGACCAGCTCACCGGCCAAAACGCGACCCCCATGCCCTTGCACTTGCCAGTGGCCCTGCCCGCCGTCCTTCCCGCAGAGGTCAGCCCCTGGGTGGCCGAGTCTGAAGACATCCACCCCAGCGTGCGCCAGGCCCGCATTGCCCTCGAAGTGGCCGAGCTCGAAACCCAAAAGGCCCAAGCCGGTCACAAACCCACACTCGACCTGACTGGCAGCTACAGCGTCACCCACAACAACGGCTCCAACAGCCTGACCCAGGACTACCGCACCAATGTGGCCACGGTCGGCTTGAGTTTTAACCTGCCGCTGTTTGCTGGTTTTGCGATCCAGAACCGCCTCAAGGAAACCGTGGCGCTCGAAGAAAAGTCCCGCTCTGACCTGGACGCGACCCGCCGTGGGGTGGCCCAGGCCACACGCTCAGCCTTTTTTGGTGTGCAATCGGGTCTGGGCCAGGTGAAGGCCTATGAAGCAGCCGAAGCCTCCAGCCAAAGCGCTCTGGATGCCACCAAACTGGGTTACCAGGTGGGGGTGCGTATCAACATCGATGTGCTCAACGCCCAAACCACTTTGTTTGACACCAAGGCCAAACTGGCCAAGGCGCGTTATGACGTGTTGCTGGGTAACCTCAAGTTGCGCCAAGCCAATGGTTCACTCCGGGAAGAAGACATCAGCGCCATCAACGCCTTGCTCGAGCGCTAA